The stretch of DNA GCGCATCGGCGGTCGTCGGGCGACGACGTTCGACGAGATTCTGCCACACGGCGACCGACGCCAGACCGAGCTCGCGGACGGCACTCTGCCTGCCGGGCCGGGAGTCGCCGATCACGCGGGCGATGCGATCGGAGGTGCGTTCGGCCACGGGCGGGAAGACGTGGGTGTCGGCCGGTGCCAACCGTCGCGCGATCTGTGCGGCCTTCACGGCGGCGTCGGACGAGTCGGTGCGGGAGATCAGTTCACCCGCACGGTGCAGCGGCGACTGCGGTTCGTCGCCGTGGGGCGTCTCCGGACGCGGTCGAGTCACGGTGACGAGTGTACGGCGGCCCGGCGGGAACAGTGGAGTTCGAGCCCGGTGTCGTCACGACGGTCGTCGGCGGCCTCGGTCATCGGAGCCGTTCGGCGGCCGCGGCCAGGGCGACGAGTTCGTCCGTGAGCACGGTGAGCTCGGCGGCGTCGGCGTTCTCGGCGACCGCCGTGCGCACGTCTTCGGCGGCGCATCGGACGGCGAAGAGCCGGTCGCCCAGTGCCGCGGCCTCGTCGGTCGAGAGGATCACCGCGTCGGCGGGAATAGCGGTGCCCGCCAGAAGCGTTCTCTGTTCGTAGGCCCGCTGGCGGCACGACCGTTTACAGTATTTCCGCCGACGGCCCGCATCGGAGTCGACCATCTCCCGCCCGCACCAGGCGCAGGCGTACGGGCGCTTGTGGGGTGAGGTCGACGACACGCTGAGCACGTTACCCTCACCGACCCGCACGGTCTGCACGGCGACACGTCGCGACGCGTAGACTGGTGTGGATAATCTGCCAGAGAGAGGAACCATGAATGGCTGATCGAGTACTGCGCGGTAGCCGTCTCGGAGCGGTGAGCTACGAGACCGACCGCGACCACGACCTCGCGCCGCGGCGGATCGTCCAGTACCGCACCGACAATGGTGAGATCTTCGACATCCCCTTCGCCGACGACGCGGAGATCCCGTCGAAGTGGCCGTGCAAGAACGGTATGGAGGGGACGATCCTCGAAGGCGCCGAGCCCGAGGAGAAGAAGGGCAAGCCGCCGCGCACCCACTGGGACATGCTCCTGGAGCGCCGCTCCGAGGAGGAGCTCGAGGTTCTTCTCACCGAGCGGCTGGACCTGCTCAAGCAGCGTCGCCGCGGGGGAACCGCATAAGAGATCACGACGGCGGGGCCTCGACTCGATGAGTCGAGGCCCCGCTCGTTCTGTGTCGGCTCGTTCTATGTCGGCTCGTTCTGTGTCGGGCCGCCCGCGAATGCACCGGACGCGGGGTGGAATCGTCCGACCGGCCGGCGCGGGTCAGCGACGGAGCTTGGCCAGACGCCCCTGAACGCCCCACCGGGCCACGTTGATGAAGGATTCGGCGATGACGCCGCCGTCCATCTTCGATTCGCCGATGGCGCGCTCGGTGAACGTGATCGGGACCTCGCGGATGGTGAACCCGTTCTGCAGGGTGCGCCACGCGAGATCGATCTGGAAGCAGTATCCCGCCGACTCGACCCGGTCCAGGCCGATGGTCTCCAGGACCTCGCGGCGGAACGCGCGGTATCCGGCGGTGATGTCGTTGACCTTGACGCCCAATGCGATACGCGCATAGGTGTTGGCGCCCTTGGACAGGAGCTCACGTCGTTTGGGCCAGTTGACCAGGGCGCCGCCGGGAACGTAGCGGGAGCCGATCACCAGGTCCGCGCCGTCGTTGATCGCGGCCAGGAGTCGGTGCAGCTGTTCGGGGGCGTGCGAGCCGTCCGCGTCCATCTCCACGATAACCCGGTAGTCGCGGTCGAGTCCCCAGGCGAACCCGGCGAGGTAGGCCTTGCCCAGTCCGTCCTTGGCGGTCCGGTGCAGCACGTGGATCCGGTCCGCGGCGTCGTCGGCGGCGAGAGCGTCCGCGACCTCGCCGGTGCCGTCCGGACTCGAATCGTCGACGATGAGCAGATGCACGTCGCCGAGCGAGGTGAACAGGCGCTCGGTGATGAGCGGGAGGTTCTCGCGTTCGTTGAACGTCGGGACGACGACGAGCGCGCCCGCGCCCTGCTGCCCCACCACGCTCTGATCGCTACCGCTCATCGTGCTCCTTCGTCCCACCGGTCGGCGACCCATCGCGGGTCCTGCGAAGCCTAGATTCGCCGACGAACATTTCGAGGTTAGTCGTTGCCACGAGCGCGACCAAAAATGCGATCGCCATGACCAGGAGAACGACTCGCTCGGGCCAGGGGCCGAGCCGGACCGCGGGGGTGGCGCCCTCGCGCAGTTCCATGGCGCTCTGCAGCGCCGCGGGCTCGAACAGTTCGCTCGAGGAGATGATCGAGCCGTCGGGGCGGATGAGCGCGCTCAGTCCGCTGGTCGCGACGACCGCCGTCGACCGCCCGGTCTCGACCGCTCGCACCCGCGACATCGCCAACTGCTGGCTGCTCATGTCGGTGAGTCCGAACGTCGCGTTGTTGGTCGGCACGTACAGGAGCTGAGCGCCGTCGTCGACGGCCTGCCGGGGCGAACGGTCGAAGGCGACCTCCCAGCAGGTGGACACGCCGATTCGGACCGGCCCCTTGGCCGTCTGGGCGGTCAGGATCGCCGGACCGGTTCCGGGCTGGAAGTTGCCCGCCCGGTCGGCGTACGAGGAGAAGTGCCGGAAGAATCCGCGCCACGGCAGGTATTCGCCGAACGGCTGGATGATGTGCTTGTCGTAGCGGTCGGACGGCAGGTCGTCGGCCACCCCGTCATGCAGTCCCCACAGCAGGACGCTGTTGGTCGGGCCGTCGGCTCCGGGCATCAGCGTGCCGACGGTGATCGGGGCCCGCGAGACGGTCACCGCTCCGCGGATCTCGGAGGCGGCGTCGGCGTTCTGGAGCGGTGGGATGTCCGAGGCGTTCTCCGGCCAGAGCACGAGGTCGGGCTGTGTGCGCTCGCCGTCACGCACCTGAC from Gordonia humi encodes:
- the lnt gene encoding apolipoprotein N-acyltransferase → MPAWAWRPLGAAASGGLMFAAFPPRDLWFLAPVSLGLLYAVLRVGRPRIRVGALSGFVFGLVFFVPLLPWIGEYVGAVPWLALSVVMALYLAAFGAIATLTMRLRWAPLWFAVAWTGVEAIRSSFPFGGFPWGRAVFSQTSGLLLPTASVVGAPGVSLLVALVGAGGASLVLSAIALRDGVASWRRLLAPTAALIVPLIAGGVLAATGAPGTHGSSTIEVAAIQGNVPRLGLDFNSQRRAVLDNHVRETLDVARQVRDGERTQPDLVLWPENASDIPPLQNADAASEIRGAVTVSRAPITVGTLMPGADGPTNSVLLWGLHDGVADDLPSDRYDKHIIQPFGEYLPWRGFFRHFSSYADRAGNFQPGTGPAILTAQTAKGPVRIGVSTCWEVAFDRSPRQAVDDGAQLLYVPTNNATFGLTDMSSQQLAMSRVRAVETGRSTAVVATSGLSALIRPDGSIISSSELFEPAALQSAMELREGATPAVRLGPWPERVVLLVMAIAFLVALVATTNLEMFVGESRLRRTRDGSPTGGTKEHDER
- a CDS encoding polyprenol monophosphomannose synthase, translated to MSGSDQSVVGQQGAGALVVVPTFNERENLPLITERLFTSLGDVHLLIVDDSSPDGTGEVADALAADDAADRIHVLHRTAKDGLGKAYLAGFAWGLDRDYRVIVEMDADGSHAPEQLHRLLAAINDGADLVIGSRYVPGGALVNWPKRRELLSKGANTYARIALGVKVNDITAGYRAFRREVLETIGLDRVESAGYCFQIDLAWRTLQNGFTIREVPITFTERAIGESKMDGGVIAESFINVARWGVQGRLAKLRR
- a CDS encoding RNA polymerase-binding protein RbpA, which gives rise to MADRVLRGSRLGAVSYETDRDHDLAPRRIVQYRTDNGEIFDIPFADDAEIPSKWPCKNGMEGTILEGAEPEEKKGKPPRTHWDMLLERRSEEELEVLLTERLDLLKQRRRGGTA